A single window of Granulicella mallensis MP5ACTX8 DNA harbors:
- the ribF gene encoding bifunctional riboflavin kinase/FMN adenylyltransferase — protein MQIVRSLAELNSFPSPSVVSIGNFDGVHCGHRMVVASVIARAREIGARAAVVTFDPHPAHILHNTSRLPLITPLAEKLELLDQTGVDLALVLPFTEELRLWTARQFAERVLRDGLQAVEVHEGETFRFGHRAEAGIDSLSQIGRELGFLVRAYEPYILRGAAVSSSRIRTLVSTGELPQARALLGRSFSIHSTPASGRGYGTRYTVPTVNLAPYGDLLPAHGVYITTLRVGTGDQARVFRGVTNAGNRPTFGADSFAVETHLLDFEPIDLDETSPLEMTFLYRLRGEQRFPNPEALRAQIGLDVRRAQRYFTLCDALHVSLH, from the coding sequence ATGCAGATCGTTCGTTCGCTTGCTGAACTCAACTCGTTCCCTTCGCCCTCCGTTGTCTCCATCGGCAACTTCGACGGCGTTCATTGCGGCCATCGCATGGTGGTCGCCTCTGTCATCGCGCGTGCTCGCGAGATCGGCGCGCGCGCCGCGGTCGTTACCTTCGATCCGCACCCTGCACACATTCTGCACAACACCTCACGCCTGCCCCTCATCACACCGCTCGCGGAAAAACTTGAGCTCCTCGATCAAACCGGCGTCGATCTGGCCCTGGTGCTTCCCTTCACCGAGGAGCTAAGGCTATGGACCGCCCGACAGTTTGCCGAGCGCGTTCTGCGCGACGGTCTGCAGGCAGTGGAGGTCCACGAAGGAGAGACCTTCCGTTTCGGCCACAGGGCTGAAGCCGGCATCGACAGCCTGTCGCAGATAGGGCGTGAACTCGGCTTCCTCGTTCGAGCCTACGAGCCCTACATCCTGCGCGGCGCAGCAGTGTCTTCAAGCCGCATCCGCACGCTCGTATCCACCGGAGAGCTTCCCCAGGCACGCGCCCTGCTCGGACGCTCGTTCAGCATTCATAGCACCCCGGCATCGGGCCGAGGCTACGGCACCCGCTACACCGTGCCGACAGTGAACCTCGCCCCCTATGGAGACCTTCTGCCCGCGCACGGCGTTTACATCACAACCCTGCGCGTGGGCACGGGAGACCAGGCCCGCGTCTTCCGCGGAGTCACCAACGCAGGCAATCGACCAACCTTTGGCGCCGACTCCTTTGCGGTGGAGACCCACCTCCTGGACTTCGAACCGATCGATCTGGACGAGACAAGTCCGCTTGAGATGACGTTTCTCTACAGGCTGCGCGGGGAGCAGCGGTTCCCGAATCCCGAGGCGTTACGCGCACAGATCGGCCTCGACGTTCGGCGCGCGCAACGCTACTTTACGCTATGCGATGCGCTGCATGTCTCCCTGCACTAA